The Plasmodium reichenowi strain SY57 chromosome Unknown, whole genome shotgun sequence genome segment TTTGTAGCATTAAGCTTCCTAATAATTTCATTCTGTGAGCTCTTTTTGAATGAACACTTGCATCTACTGATTTATCCTTTAGTACGTTATATGCACATTCTCTTATAGTTTCCTCAATATCGCACAAGTTgatatttaatataatttttaataattgtTGTAATAAATGGTAGTGTTCGTTAGAagataaattaatattttcattaaataaattatcatatacTACATTAACACTATTGTG includes the following:
- a CDS encoding DnaJ protein, putative, with the translated sequence IEQTDNFDNVYHGIYVNLADERINRNNAILNQNVNDFVSLLKKFYPFTESVNPCFRRAKHNLNKLQVVNDNLHNSVNVVYDNLFNENINLSSNEHYHLLQQLLKIILNINLCDIEETIRECAYNVLKDKSVDASVHSKRAHRMKLLGSLMLQKSHE